The Porites lutea chromosome 11, jaPorLute2.1, whole genome shotgun sequence genome includes a region encoding these proteins:
- the LOC140951784 gene encoding flotillin-2a-like: protein MGNCHMASDREAVVVSGGCCIPRTQKYKAVAGKWKCLWAWAGLSKVERLTLDVLTFKHVFKNVRTAQRRRVSVSIIVDVQIMQDLQHFARASDYFLGKTKDEIGSVILNVLETHLQDIYGELAVKCINEDANHFAPRVQKAATPDMWDLGVLIHNFFIIDVTREEMI, encoded by the exons ATGGGTAATTGCCATATGGCGAGCGACAGAGAGGCAGTTGTCGTCTCAG gaGGATGTTGTATTCCTAGGACTCAAAAATACAAGGCTGTTGCTGGAAAGTGGAAATGTTTATGGGCCTGGGCGGGTCTAAGTAAAGTCGAAAG GTTAACTTTGGACGTGTTAACATTTAaacacgttttcaaaaatgtgaGGACGGCGCAACGAAGACGTGTTTCTGTATCGATAATTGTCGATGTACAAATCATGCAGGATCTGCAACATTTTGCTCGAGCAAGCGATTATTTCCTGGGAAAAACAAAGGACGAAATAGGATCTGTTATTCTAAACGTGCTGGAGACGCATCTACAGGACATTTACGGAGAGTTGGCTGTAAAATGTATTAATGAAG atgccAATCACTTTGCGCCACGAGTACAAAAAGCAGCGACACCCGACATGTGGGACCTCGGAGTGTTGATTCATAACTTCTTCATTATAGATGTTACTCGGGAGGAGATGATATGA